AGAACAAATTATGTCACCTATGAGCGGCTGATGGAATCACCTAATGAAGTTATTTTATCGGAGTGTTTTGTGAAATGACGGAAAGCGAATTACGGAAACTTATTAATGGCGGAGAAAATTTACGCGTTGAATTTAAAAAAAGCCGGAATAAACTCCCTGCAAATTTATTTGAAACGATCTGTGCTTTTCTTAATACAAAAGGCGGACTGATCTTGCTTGGTATTGACGATGCGGGAGATATTACAGGAATTGACAACAGGGTGTTAAGTAAATTGAAAAAAGATATTGCTAATCTTGCCAATAATCCGCAGAAATTATCCCCGGGCATAATGCTTTTGGTTAAAGAATTTAAAATTGGTGATAAAGTTGTTCTATCCATAAAAGTACCGGAGAGTTCTCAGGTTCATAAAACCGGGAATAAAATTTTTGTCAGAAACCA
This DNA window, taken from bacterium, encodes the following:
- a CDS encoding ATP-binding protein codes for the protein MTESELRKLINGGENLRVEFKKSRNKLPANLFETICAFLNTKGGLILLGIDDAGDITGIDNRVLSKLKKDIANLANNPQKLSPGIMLLVKEFKIGDKVVLSIKVPESSQVHKTGNKIFVRNQDGDYKVVHPVEIAKIVNRKQNYYSEQTVFPEISFN